Proteins from a genomic interval of Gordonia sp. SL306:
- a CDS encoding Gfo/Idh/MocA family protein, which translates to MTDPSRRSQAHSSGRGLRIAVLGVGMMGADHVARITERTKGATVTVLNDYFPEKAEDLAASIPGCRVINDPLDAIADPEVDAVILATPGPTHEKQLLACLENGKPVMCEKPLTTDVATSLEIVKREAELGRKLIQVGFMRRFDHEYEQLKGLIDDGTFGQVLLAHCVHRNPAVPPSFDSSMIVKDSLVHEVDVTRFLFDEEITSVQIIAPGANPNAPEGLKDPQIAIFTTESGRHVDVECFVTTGVAYEVRTELVGELGSAFIGLDQGLIRKQRNPVQSDTGDGRKIAGLVGGDITPSFVERFGQAYDNEIQRWVNAVRAGTNVDGPGAWDGYAAAAVCAAGVKALETGERQAVDMVSRASIPGA; encoded by the coding sequence ATGACCGACCCTTCGAGACGCTCGCAAGCTCACTCCTCAGGGCGAGGCTTGCGCATCGCCGTCCTCGGCGTCGGCATGATGGGTGCCGACCACGTCGCCCGCATCACCGAGCGCACCAAGGGTGCCACCGTCACCGTGCTCAACGACTACTTCCCGGAGAAGGCCGAGGATCTGGCAGCGAGCATCCCGGGTTGTCGGGTGATCAACGACCCCCTCGACGCGATCGCCGATCCCGAGGTCGATGCGGTCATCCTGGCCACCCCCGGACCGACGCACGAGAAGCAACTGTTGGCATGTCTGGAGAACGGCAAGCCGGTCATGTGCGAGAAGCCACTGACCACTGATGTCGCCACTTCGCTGGAGATCGTCAAGCGGGAGGCGGAATTGGGCCGCAAGCTGATCCAGGTCGGTTTCATGCGGCGGTTCGACCACGAGTACGAACAGCTCAAGGGCCTGATCGACGACGGTACATTCGGCCAGGTGCTGCTCGCCCACTGCGTGCACCGCAATCCGGCCGTCCCACCCAGCTTCGACAGCTCGATGATCGTCAAGGACTCGCTCGTCCACGAGGTCGACGTGACGCGATTCCTGTTCGACGAGGAGATCACCTCGGTCCAGATCATCGCCCCGGGCGCGAACCCCAATGCTCCCGAGGGACTGAAGGATCCGCAGATCGCGATCTTCACCACCGAGTCGGGTCGCCACGTGGATGTCGAATGCTTCGTCACCACTGGCGTCGCCTACGAGGTGCGCACCGAACTGGTCGGCGAACTCGGTTCGGCGTTCATCGGTCTCGATCAGGGCCTGATCCGCAAGCAGCGCAACCCGGTCCAGTCCGACACGGGCGACGGTCGCAAGATCGCCGGTCTCGTCGGCGGAGACATCACACCGTCCTTCGTCGAGCGATTCGGTCAGGCCTACGACAACGAGATCCAGCGGTGGGTCAACGCGGTGCGGGCCGGGACCAATGTCGACGGTCCGGGCGCGTGGGACGGGTACGCCGCCGCGGCCGTGTGTGCCGCAGGTGTCAAGGCGCTGGAGACCGGCGAGCGTCAGGCGGTCGATATGGTTTCCCGCGCTTCGATTCCGGGAGCCTGA
- a CDS encoding LacI family DNA-binding transcriptional regulator — MVERPGRRLTLVDVAQAAGVSKALVSIVMRGVPGASDETRERVLRIADEMGYVPDQRARKLRQSSSRLLGVTFELREPFHGDLVEEIYREAAEAGYDVVISAVAPSRSEKTALDTVVRERCEAVIMLGSRLDDTALAAFSARLPVIVVARGTGVDSVGVVRSDDTAGIGLAVNHLVDLGHREILHVDGGDAPGAAERRAGFRDAMTSGGRIGVPRIVQGGLGQIDGARAMRDVLDHGTRPTAVVAFNDDCATGVIDTIIRSGLRVPEDVSVVGYDDARLASSAQVPLTTISQDARELASDAVSGALAMIGGGATPAIIRRPYLVVRGTTASVHPVLRGPGPS; from the coding sequence ATGGTCGAGAGGCCCGGTAGAAGACTGACGCTCGTCGACGTCGCACAAGCGGCGGGTGTGTCGAAGGCTCTTGTCTCGATAGTGATGCGTGGTGTGCCGGGTGCCAGCGACGAAACCCGCGAGCGGGTGCTGAGGATCGCCGACGAGATGGGCTACGTACCGGATCAGCGGGCCCGGAAGCTCCGTCAGTCGTCGTCGCGACTGCTCGGGGTCACCTTCGAGCTGCGCGAACCTTTTCACGGTGACCTCGTCGAGGAGATCTATCGCGAGGCGGCCGAGGCCGGGTACGACGTCGTGATCAGTGCGGTCGCGCCGAGTCGGTCGGAGAAGACTGCGCTCGACACCGTGGTCCGCGAACGGTGCGAGGCGGTGATCATGCTGGGGTCCCGGCTCGACGACACCGCGCTCGCCGCATTCTCCGCGCGGCTGCCGGTGATCGTCGTCGCGCGCGGCACCGGGGTGGACTCGGTGGGCGTGGTTCGCAGCGACGATACGGCCGGAATCGGTTTAGCGGTGAATCATCTCGTCGATCTGGGACATCGCGAGATTCTGCATGTCGACGGGGGTGACGCACCCGGTGCGGCAGAGCGGCGCGCCGGCTTCCGCGACGCGATGACCAGTGGCGGTCGTATCGGGGTGCCGCGCATCGTGCAGGGCGGCCTCGGGCAGATCGACGGCGCCCGCGCCATGCGCGACGTACTGGATCACGGCACCCGGCCGACGGCGGTGGTCGCCTTCAACGACGACTGTGCAACGGGGGTCATCGACACCATCATCCGATCGGGTCTGCGTGTGCCCGAGGATGTCTCGGTTGTCGGGTACGACGATGCGCGACTCGCGTCCAGCGCCCAGGTGCCGTTGACGACGATCTCCCAGGACGCCCGTGAACTGGCGTCCGACGCGGTGTCCGGAGCGCTCGCGATGATCGGCGGCGGTGCGACACCGGCGATCATCCGTCGACCATATCTCGTGGTGCGCGGCACGACCGCCTCTGTTCACCCTGTCCTGCGAGGACCCGGCCCTTCGTGA
- the iolD gene encoding 3D-(3,5/4)-trihydroxycyclohexane-1,2-dione acylhydrolase (decyclizing), which yields MAPINQGRDGGVTGVRTPHGEPTVRLTVAQATVRFLANQYVERDGERTKFFAGCFGIFGHGNVAGLGQALLQNEIDDVDNGRDLSLKYVLGRNEQAMVHSAVGYARMKDRLQAWAVTASVGPGATNMLTGAALATINRIPVLLLPADTFATRATSPVLQELELPSSGDVTVNDAFKPVSRYFDRVWRPEQLPGALLGAMRVLTDPVETGAATVAIPQDVQAEAFDWPESLFAERTWHVARPLPERHVIAEAAEIIRSAKRPLIVAGGGVIYSGATESLAAFCARTGIPVGQSQAGKGSLPYDHPQSVGAIGSTGTTAANTLAAESDVVIGIGTRYSDFTTASRTAFTGDGVRFVNINVASLDSVKHSGYSVVADARESLDALDELLADHTVDDAYREQVAALAAEWDAIVEEAYSPTAVGTNIATGEEALTQGAVIGLVNETSDPRDVVVCAAGSMPGDLHKLWRTRDSKGYHVEYGYSCMGYEVAGGLGVKMACPDRDVFVMVGDGSYLMMATELVTAVQENLKVIVVLVQNHGFASIGSLSESLGSQRFGTNYRYRGDNGRLEGSTLPIDLAANAASLGADVIRATTAAEFTDAVKAAKAAERTTVIHVETDPLIGAPDSESWWDVPVSETSTLESTQQAHDVYTKWKSVQRPYLNPTNGE from the coding sequence GTGGCACCGATCAATCAGGGACGAGACGGCGGCGTGACCGGCGTGCGGACTCCTCACGGTGAACCGACCGTCCGGCTGACCGTCGCCCAGGCGACGGTGCGATTCCTCGCCAATCAGTACGTGGAGCGCGACGGCGAGCGGACCAAGTTCTTCGCCGGCTGTTTCGGCATCTTCGGTCACGGCAACGTCGCCGGTCTCGGTCAGGCATTGCTGCAGAACGAGATCGACGATGTGGACAATGGTCGTGACCTGTCACTCAAATATGTGCTCGGACGCAACGAGCAGGCGATGGTCCACTCCGCGGTCGGCTACGCCCGGATGAAGGACCGCCTGCAGGCATGGGCCGTCACCGCCTCGGTCGGCCCCGGCGCGACCAACATGCTCACCGGTGCGGCATTGGCCACCATCAACCGCATACCCGTCCTTCTCCTGCCTGCGGACACCTTCGCCACCCGGGCCACCTCTCCGGTACTGCAGGAGCTCGAACTCCCGTCGTCGGGCGACGTCACGGTGAACGACGCATTCAAACCCGTCTCCCGCTACTTCGACCGCGTGTGGCGACCCGAGCAGCTGCCCGGCGCACTCCTCGGCGCGATGCGGGTGTTGACCGACCCGGTGGAGACCGGCGCCGCCACCGTCGCCATCCCGCAGGACGTCCAGGCCGAGGCCTTCGACTGGCCGGAATCGCTGTTCGCCGAACGCACCTGGCATGTCGCCCGGCCATTGCCCGAACGCCATGTGATCGCCGAGGCCGCCGAGATCATCCGATCGGCCAAGCGTCCGCTCATCGTCGCCGGCGGCGGCGTCATCTACAGCGGCGCCACCGAGTCGCTCGCGGCGTTCTGCGCACGCACCGGCATCCCGGTCGGACAGAGTCAGGCCGGCAAGGGATCACTCCCCTACGATCACCCGCAATCGGTCGGCGCCATCGGCTCGACGGGCACCACCGCGGCCAACACCCTGGCGGCGGAGTCGGATGTGGTGATCGGCATCGGCACCCGCTACAGCGACTTCACCACCGCCTCCCGCACCGCTTTCACCGGCGACGGTGTGCGATTCGTGAACATCAATGTGGCATCGCTGGATTCGGTCAAGCACAGCGGGTACAGCGTGGTCGCCGACGCCCGCGAATCACTGGACGCGCTCGACGAACTGCTCGCCGACCACACCGTCGACGACGCCTACCGCGAACAGGTCGCGGCGCTCGCGGCCGAGTGGGACGCCATCGTCGAGGAGGCATACTCCCCGACCGCGGTCGGCACCAACATCGCCACCGGAGAGGAGGCACTGACCCAGGGAGCGGTGATCGGACTGGTCAACGAGACCTCGGACCCGCGCGACGTGGTGGTCTGCGCGGCCGGCTCCATGCCCGGCGATCTCCACAAGCTCTGGCGCACGCGCGATTCCAAGGGATACCACGTCGAGTACGGCTACTCGTGCATGGGCTACGAGGTCGCGGGCGGACTCGGCGTGAAGATGGCCTGCCCGGACCGCGACGTCTTCGTCATGGTCGGCGACGGTTCCTACCTGATGATGGCCACCGAACTGGTCACCGCCGTCCAGGAGAATCTCAAGGTGATCGTCGTCCTGGTGCAGAACCACGGTTTCGCGTCGATCGGCTCGCTGTCGGAATCGCTGGGCTCCCAACGCTTCGGCACCAACTACCGCTACCGCGGCGACAACGGCCGGCTCGAGGGTTCGACACTGCCGATCGACCTGGCCGCCAATGCCGCCTCGCTCGGTGCCGACGTCATCCGCGCGACCACGGCAGCCGAGTTCACCGACGCGGTCAAGGCGGCCAAGGCCGCCGAGCGCACCACCGTGATCCACGTCGAGACCGATCCCCTGATCGGCGCCCCGGACAGCGAATCATGGTGGGACGTACCAGTGTCGGAGACCTCGACCCTCGAATCCACACAACAGGCCCACGACGTCTACACGAAGTGGAAATCCGTCCAACGTCCATATCTGAACCCAACAAACGGAGAGTAG
- a CDS encoding Gfo/Idh/MocA family protein, with the protein MTVDTATDATATERGDAGVILPVGIVGFGWMGRAHAQAYARVRHHYPQLTPVPKLMVIADEVAERADEAAAQFDVPSTVADWHDVVDDPAIGAVSVTAPNFLHREIGCAVVGAGKHLWIEKPVGLSADDARAVATAARAAGVQTAVGFNYRNVPAVAAAREMIAAGGIGEVTHARFRLFSDYAAHPDGALSWRFQRARGGNGVLGDLASHGADLVWFLLGDIESVVADTAIFVSERPRPTGSTSGHQLASGGERGPVENEDYVSAQMRLASGARCVLEASRVSVGAQNSYGFEIHGTEGVVRWDYRRMGELEVGNGHDYQDLAVATRFVGPGAGDYAAFQPGAANPMSYDDLKVIEAARFCASVRDKTSHGATIDDAVRSAQVLDAMTTSVREGTWVSPDTHG; encoded by the coding sequence ATGACAGTGGACACCGCTACCGACGCCACCGCCACCGAACGCGGGGACGCAGGCGTGATCCTGCCTGTCGGCATCGTCGGCTTCGGCTGGATGGGTCGCGCCCATGCGCAGGCCTACGCACGGGTTCGTCACCATTATCCGCAGCTGACGCCGGTGCCGAAGCTGATGGTGATCGCCGACGAGGTCGCCGAGCGGGCCGACGAGGCCGCTGCTCAATTCGACGTGCCGTCCACCGTCGCGGACTGGCACGACGTGGTCGACGACCCGGCGATCGGTGCCGTCAGCGTCACCGCCCCCAACTTCTTACACCGGGAGATCGGCTGTGCCGTGGTCGGCGCGGGCAAACACCTCTGGATCGAGAAGCCGGTGGGTCTGTCCGCCGACGACGCGCGAGCCGTGGCCACCGCGGCGCGGGCCGCCGGAGTACAGACCGCGGTCGGTTTCAACTACCGCAACGTGCCTGCCGTCGCGGCGGCACGCGAGATGATCGCGGCCGGCGGGATCGGCGAGGTGACCCATGCCCGTTTCCGGTTGTTCAGCGATTACGCCGCCCATCCCGACGGTGCGCTGAGCTGGCGTTTCCAGCGTGCACGCGGTGGCAACGGAGTCCTCGGCGACCTGGCGTCGCATGGTGCGGACCTGGTGTGGTTCCTGCTGGGCGACATCGAATCGGTGGTGGCCGACACCGCGATCTTCGTCTCCGAACGACCACGGCCGACCGGTTCGACGTCGGGCCACCAACTCGCGTCCGGCGGTGAACGCGGCCCGGTGGAGAACGAGGACTACGTCTCCGCGCAGATGCGGCTGGCCTCGGGTGCGCGGTGCGTGCTGGAGGCGAGTCGAGTGTCGGTGGGGGCGCAGAACTCCTACGGCTTCGAGATCCACGGCACCGAGGGCGTCGTGCGGTGGGACTATCGACGCATGGGTGAACTCGAGGTCGGCAACGGTCACGATTATCAGGACCTTGCGGTGGCCACGAGGTTCGTGGGTCCGGGTGCGGGTGACTACGCCGCGTTCCAGCCCGGCGCCGCCAATCCGATGAGCTACGACGACCTCAAGGTCATCGAAGCGGCCCGCTTCTGTGCCTCGGTACGCGACAAGACAAGTCACGGCGCGACCATCGACGACGCGGTCCGCAGCGCCCAGGTGCTCGACGCG
- the iolC gene encoding 5-dehydro-2-deoxygluconokinase, whose amino-acid sequence MTAQQQSRLGETTHFDVLAIGRSGVDIYPQQIGVGLEEVTSFGKFLGGSAANVTVAAARLGERSALISGVGDDPFGRFVRSELVRLGVDNRFVGIDDEYATPVTFCEIFPPDDFPLYFYRKPTAPDLQVAVGDIDISAVHDARLYWSTVTGLSEEPSRSAHFAAWEARGRQSLTVLDLDYRPMFWSTPQAATEQVRRALSHVTVAVGNREECEIAVGETDPHAAADALLDLGVELAIVKQGPKGVLGKTRTETVEVAPMPVDVVNGLGAGDSFGGSLCHGLLEGWPLEKILRHANAAGAIVAGRLECSTAMPTADEVAELATTTEEKINV is encoded by the coding sequence GTGACCGCACAGCAACAATCCCGTCTGGGCGAGACAACTCATTTCGATGTGCTGGCCATCGGCCGCAGTGGTGTCGACATCTACCCCCAGCAGATCGGGGTCGGCCTCGAAGAGGTCACCAGCTTCGGCAAGTTCCTCGGTGGCAGTGCGGCGAACGTGACCGTCGCCGCAGCGCGACTCGGCGAGCGCAGCGCACTCATCTCGGGTGTCGGCGACGACCCGTTCGGGCGGTTCGTGCGCTCGGAGCTGGTTCGCTTGGGGGTCGACAATCGGTTCGTCGGGATCGACGACGAGTACGCCACCCCCGTCACCTTCTGCGAGATCTTCCCGCCGGACGACTTCCCGCTGTACTTCTATCGCAAGCCGACCGCCCCGGATCTGCAGGTCGCGGTCGGAGATATCGACATCTCCGCGGTCCACGACGCGCGTCTGTACTGGTCGACGGTCACCGGCCTGTCCGAAGAGCCGTCACGCAGCGCTCACTTCGCCGCGTGGGAAGCGCGCGGGCGCCAGTCGCTCACGGTTCTGGATCTCGACTACCGGCCGATGTTCTGGTCCACGCCACAGGCGGCCACCGAGCAGGTCCGTCGCGCACTGTCACATGTCACGGTCGCCGTCGGGAATCGCGAGGAGTGTGAGATCGCGGTCGGCGAGACCGATCCCCACGCCGCGGCCGATGCGTTGCTCGACCTCGGTGTCGAGCTGGCGATCGTCAAGCAGGGCCCCAAGGGAGTGCTGGGCAAGACCCGCACGGAGACCGTCGAGGTCGCACCCATGCCGGTCGACGTCGTGAACGGACTCGGCGCGGGCGACAGCTTCGGCGGCAGCCTCTGTCACGGATTGCTCGAGGGCTGGCCATTGGAGAAGATCTTGCGCCACGCCAATGCGGCCGGCGCCATCGTGGCCGGCCGACTCGAGTGTTCGACCGCCATGCCCACCGCCGACGAGGTCGCCGAGCTCGCCACCACCACTGAGGAGAAGATCAATGTCTGA
- a CDS encoding Gfo/Idh/MocA family oxidoreductase — MTTITSPASIPAPSHGATDPIRIATIGAGRIGSSHTELIARHVPGAVVAAVADPVDGAAERLAGAVGAGFATTDIDVVLASPDVDAVLITAPARSHSELICRAAAAGKHIFCEKPMAVTLDEADRAIAAASVADVVLQIGFNRRFASGFAAARQAVDDGRVGTPQLLRSLTRDPGPWEVNPARVPQWTIFLETLIHDFDTLCFLNPGARPVSVHAFADALIRPDAAQSGHLDTAVVTITFDNGAIATAEASFSALYGYDVRGEVFGSAGMATAGDGRTSDMTFYGAAGIAIDTARRDTVLLHSAYVGELTAFVEAVRSGSPAVVGGADARTALQIALAAIRSVETGGTVSIDEAS, encoded by the coding sequence ATGACGACCATCACCTCACCTGCCTCGATCCCGGCGCCGTCGCATGGCGCGACGGACCCCATCCGCATTGCGACCATCGGCGCCGGCCGCATCGGCAGCAGCCATACCGAACTGATCGCCCGACACGTGCCGGGTGCCGTTGTCGCAGCCGTGGCCGACCCGGTCGACGGTGCGGCCGAGCGGCTCGCGGGGGCGGTCGGCGCCGGGTTCGCCACAACCGACATCGACGTGGTGCTCGCATCACCCGACGTCGATGCCGTGCTGATCACCGCACCGGCGCGCAGTCACAGCGAATTGATCTGTCGCGCAGCGGCGGCCGGCAAGCACATCTTCTGCGAGAAGCCGATGGCGGTGACCCTCGACGAGGCCGATCGGGCGATCGCCGCGGCATCGGTCGCCGATGTGGTGCTGCAGATCGGTTTCAACCGGCGATTCGCATCCGGTTTCGCGGCCGCCCGCCAGGCGGTCGACGACGGGCGGGTCGGCACCCCGCAGCTGCTGCGCTCGTTGACCCGCGATCCCGGCCCGTGGGAAGTGAATCCGGCTCGGGTTCCGCAGTGGACGATCTTCCTGGAGACGCTGATCCACGATTTCGACACGCTGTGCTTCCTCAACCCGGGTGCCCGCCCGGTGTCCGTGCACGCGTTCGCCGATGCCCTGATCCGGCCTGATGCGGCACAGTCCGGACATCTCGACACCGCGGTCGTGACCATCACCTTCGACAACGGCGCGATCGCGACCGCCGAGGCCAGCTTCTCGGCGCTGTACGGATATGACGTGCGTGGTGAGGTCTTCGGTTCGGCGGGTATGGCGACCGCCGGTGACGGACGCACCAGCGACATGACGTTCTACGGAGCCGCCGGGATCGCGATCGACACCGCCCGGCGCGACACCGTGCTCCTGCACAGTGCCTACGTCGGCGAGCTCACGGCGTTCGTCGAGGCGGTGCGCAGCGGATCGCCCGCCGTGGTCGGCGGGGCGGACGCACGGACTGCACTGCAGATCGCATTGGCCGCGATCCGCAGCGTCGAGACCGGTGGCACCGTCTCGATCGACGAGGCCAGCTGA
- the iolB gene encoding 5-deoxy-glucuronate isomerase: protein MNSKYYIPTRSATAPLTVDVTPESAGWTESSLFVVELGAGETITRRSGEDEIIVVPLSGSATVTSGDRSFELAGRASVFDGPSDFVYVGRDSEFTVTSEAGGRFALCGARAATSLPFRYVPAADVPVELRGAGNCSRQVHNFGTADAFEADSIIACEVITPGGNWSSYPAHKHDENSENESQLEEIYYFEIANGPDGSPGFGYHRVYGTPQRPIEVLEEVRSGDVVLVPHGYHGPSIAAPGYHMYYLNVMAGSGERTWKICDDPDHTWLRESWEHQDIDPRLPLHEKPSR from the coding sequence ATGAACAGCAAGTACTACATCCCGACGCGGTCTGCCACCGCACCGCTGACGGTCGACGTGACACCGGAATCGGCGGGCTGGACAGAATCCTCGCTGTTCGTCGTCGAACTCGGTGCCGGCGAGACGATCACGCGGCGGTCCGGTGAAGACGAGATCATCGTCGTGCCGCTGTCCGGCTCGGCAACCGTGACCTCCGGCGACCGCTCCTTCGAGTTGGCCGGGCGCGCAAGCGTGTTCGATGGTCCGAGCGACTTCGTCTACGTCGGTCGGGATTCCGAGTTCACCGTGACGAGCGAGGCGGGCGGGCGCTTCGCCCTCTGCGGCGCCAGGGCCGCGACGTCACTGCCGTTCCGGTACGTGCCGGCCGCCGACGTCCCGGTGGAACTGCGCGGTGCAGGCAATTGCAGCAGGCAGGTGCACAACTTCGGTACCGCAGACGCATTCGAGGCCGACTCGATCATCGCCTGCGAGGTCATCACCCCCGGCGGCAACTGGTCGAGTTACCCGGCTCACAAGCATGACGAGAACAGCGAGAACGAGTCCCAACTCGAAGAGATCTACTACTTCGAGATCGCCAACGGTCCCGACGGTTCGCCGGGGTTCGGCTATCACCGCGTTTACGGCACGCCGCAACGCCCGATCGAGGTGCTCGAAGAGGTACGCAGCGGCGACGTGGTCCTGGTCCCGCACGGCTACCACGGGCCGTCCATCGCCGCGCCCGGCTACCACATGTACTACCTGAACGTGATGGCCGGATCGGGCGAACGCACCTGGAAGATCTGCGACGACCCCGACCACACCTGGTTGCGCGAGAGTTGGGAACACCAGGACATCGATCCGCGACTCCCGCTGCACGAGAAACCATCCCGCTGA
- a CDS encoding CoA-acylating methylmalonate-semialdehyde dehydrogenase encodes MSVNTIGHWVNNKAYPGTSSNTAPVTNPATGEVTGEVALANTEDARAVIDAAAAAFPAWRDTSLAKRTAVLFKFRELLEARKPELAEIITAEHGKVLSDALGEISRGQEVAEFACGIPHLLKGGFTENASTKVDVFSIRQPLGPIGIISPFNFPAMVPMWFFPIAIAAGNTVVLKPSEKDPSASLWLAELWKEAGLPEGVFNVLQGDKLAVDELLTNKAIKSISFVGSTPIAQYVYATGTAAGKRVQALGGAKNHAIVLPDADLDLAADAMVNAGFGSAGERCMAISACVAVGPIADDLVAKITERATTITTGDGTKNSDMGPLVTKAHRDKVKSYVDAGEKDGATIVLDGRDVDADGGANGFWLGPTLIDNVTTDMSIYTDEIFGPVLSVVRVDTYDEALELINSNEYGNGTAIFTNDGGAARRFQNEVEVGMVGINVPIPVPMAYYSFGGWKNSLFGDTHAHGMEGVNFFTRGKAITSRWLDPSHGGLNLGFPQNA; translated from the coding sequence ATGTCCGTGAACACCATCGGCCACTGGGTCAACAACAAGGCCTATCCCGGCACGAGCAGCAACACCGCACCGGTCACCAATCCGGCCACCGGCGAGGTCACCGGAGAGGTCGCGCTGGCCAACACCGAGGACGCCCGTGCGGTGATCGACGCCGCCGCCGCGGCCTTCCCTGCCTGGCGCGACACGTCGTTGGCCAAGCGCACCGCGGTCCTGTTCAAATTCCGCGAATTGCTCGAGGCGCGCAAGCCCGAGTTGGCCGAGATCATCACCGCCGAACACGGCAAGGTCCTCTCCGACGCCCTCGGCGAGATCAGCCGCGGCCAGGAGGTCGCCGAGTTCGCCTGCGGCATACCACATCTGCTCAAGGGCGGATTTACCGAGAACGCCTCCACCAAGGTCGACGTCTTCTCCATCCGCCAGCCGCTGGGCCCGATCGGCATCATCAGCCCGTTCAACTTCCCCGCCATGGTGCCGATGTGGTTCTTCCCCATCGCCATCGCCGCCGGCAACACCGTCGTGCTCAAGCCGTCGGAGAAGGACCCGTCGGCATCGCTGTGGCTGGCCGAGCTCTGGAAAGAAGCCGGACTGCCCGAGGGCGTGTTCAACGTCCTGCAGGGCGACAAACTCGCCGTCGACGAGCTGCTCACCAACAAAGCCATCAAGTCGATCAGCTTCGTCGGGTCCACGCCGATCGCCCAGTACGTCTACGCCACCGGCACTGCCGCGGGCAAACGCGTCCAGGCATTGGGCGGCGCCAAGAACCACGCCATCGTGCTGCCCGACGCCGACCTCGACCTGGCCGCCGACGCCATGGTCAACGCCGGCTTCGGCTCCGCAGGCGAACGCTGCATGGCCATCTCCGCCTGCGTCGCGGTCGGACCGATCGCCGACGACCTCGTCGCCAAGATCACCGAACGCGCCACCACCATCACAACCGGTGACGGCACCAAGAACTCCGACATGGGACCACTGGTCACCAAAGCCCACCGCGACAAGGTCAAGTCCTACGTCGACGCCGGCGAAAAAGACGGTGCCACCATCGTTCTCGACGGTCGCGATGTCGACGCCGACGGCGGAGCCAATGGCTTCTGGCTCGGCCCGACACTCATCGACAACGTCACCACCGACATGAGCATCTACACCGATGAGATCTTCGGCCCCGTCCTGTCCGTCGTACGCGTCGACACCTACGACGAAGCCCTCGAACTGATCAACTCCAACGAATACGGCAACGGCACTGCCATCTTCACCAACGACGGTGGCGCAGCGCGCCGTTTCCAGAACGAGGTCGAGGTCGGCATGGTCGGCATCAACGTACCCATCCCGGTCCCCATGGCCTACTACAGCTTCGGCGGCTGGAAGAACTCGCTGTTCGGCGACACCCACGCCCACGGCATGGAAGGCGTCAACTTCTTCACCCGCGGCAAAGCCATCACCAGCCGCTGGCTCGACCCCAGCCACGGCGGCCTCAACCTCGGCTTCCCGCAGAACGCCTGA
- a CDS encoding Cgl0159 family (beta/alpha)8-fold protein, which yields MSEVATPAGPPGAVVDRNGVAAAPCSTYAEVTAVRATHPQAIAEAWARRRRRATVTGADRLMIVAADHPARGALAVGSNPTAMNSRSDLLDRLRTALANPGVDGVLATSDILEDLLLLGALEDKVVFSSMNRGGLAGASFELDDRMTSATAAWTIDAGLNGAKMLCRVDLADEGTLNMMTACAAAVDELAAGGSIAMLEPFLSSRIDGKVRNDLTADAVIKSMHIVQGLGSTSAYTWLKLPVVDEMERVMDATTLPTLLLGGDPQTAPDETFASWERALRIPSVRGLIVGRTLLYPSDDDVATAVDTAVNLVR from the coding sequence ATGTCTGAGGTCGCGACGCCCGCAGGCCCACCCGGAGCCGTGGTCGACCGCAATGGCGTCGCGGCCGCGCCGTGCTCGACCTATGCCGAGGTGACCGCCGTCCGGGCGACCCACCCGCAGGCCATCGCCGAGGCATGGGCCCGGCGGCGCCGCCGCGCGACGGTGACCGGTGCCGACCGCCTCATGATCGTCGCGGCCGATCACCCGGCTCGCGGCGCACTCGCCGTCGGGTCGAATCCGACCGCGATGAACAGCCGTTCCGATCTGCTCGACCGCCTGCGCACCGCCCTGGCGAACCCCGGCGTCGACGGCGTGCTGGCCACCTCCGACATCCTGGAGGACCTGCTGCTGCTCGGCGCGCTCGAGGACAAGGTCGTGTTCTCCTCGATGAACCGCGGTGGCCTCGCGGGTGCGTCTTTCGAGCTCGACGATCGCATGACCTCGGCGACCGCGGCCTGGACCATCGACGCAGGTCTCAACGGCGCGAAGATGCTGTGCCGGGTGGACCTGGCCGACGAGGGCACGCTGAACATGATGACCGCGTGCGCCGCTGCCGTCGACGAGCTCGCCGCCGGTGGATCGATCGCCATGCTCGAGCCGTTCTTGTCGTCACGCATCGACGGCAAGGTGCGCAACGACCTGACCGCCGACGCGGTGATCAAGTCGATGCACATCGTGCAGGGCCTCGGCTCGACGTCGGCCTACACCTGGCTCAAGTTGCCGGTGGTCGACGAGATGGAACGCGTGATGGACGCCACGACGCTGCCGACCCTGCTGCTCGGCGGCGACCCGCAGACCGCACCGGACGAGACATTCGCGAGTTGGGAACGCGCCCTGCGTATCCCATCGGTGCGCGGTCTGATCGTGGGCCGCACGCTGCTCTACCCGAGCGACGACGACGTGGCCACCGCGGTCGACACCGCGGTCAACCTGGTGAGGTGA